Proteins encoded together in one Desulfosporosinus meridiei DSM 13257 window:
- a CDS encoding TerD family protein, which yields MAISLQKGQKVDLTKSNPGLTKIIVGLGWDVNKYDGGKDFDLDSSVFMLSAEGKVTDEKNFVFFNNPKSPDGSVTHTGDNRSGAGDGDDEQIKVDLAIVSSNVSKITFTITIHEAQERNQNFGQVSNAYVRVLNEASGEELIRYDLGEDFSIETAIVVGELYRNNAEWKFNAIGSGYQNGLAGLCKDFGLDV from the coding sequence ATGGCAATTAGTTTGCAAAAAGGTCAAAAAGTGGATCTTACCAAATCAAATCCCGGGCTTACAAAAATCATTGTTGGTCTGGGCTGGGATGTTAACAAGTATGATGGCGGAAAAGACTTTGATTTAGATTCTTCAGTTTTCATGCTTAGTGCTGAGGGAAAAGTTACTGACGAAAAGAACTTTGTCTTCTTTAATAATCCCAAGAGTCCCGATGGTTCAGTGACCCATACCGGTGACAATCGTTCCGGTGCCGGGGATGGTGATGATGAGCAAATCAAAGTCGATTTAGCCATTGTTTCCAGTAATGTATCCAAGATCACTTTCACCATTACAATTCATGAGGCTCAAGAACGGAATCAGAACTTTGGACAAGTATCTAACGCTTACGTACGTGTCCTGAACGAAGCTTCAGGGGAAGAGTTAATTCGCTACGACCTAGGAGAAGACTTTTCTATTGAAACAGCCATTGTAGTTGGCGAGCTTTATCGCAACAATGCAGAATGGAAGTTCAATGCCATTGGCAGTGGTTACCAAAATGGATTAGCCGGACTGTGCAAGGATTTTGGTTTAGACGTCTAA